The sequence below is a genomic window from Carassius auratus strain Wakin chromosome 42, ASM336829v1, whole genome shotgun sequence.
TCTAAACCTGCTGGGCCTTAACAATTCCCTCTGTAACTGGATCCTGGACTTTCTAACTGGAAGACCTCAAGTCAGTCCGTGTCGGCCACAACACCTCGTACAACATGAAACGCACTAGAGAGAGGAAGTGGGACAGCAGGCTGAATGGTGTGGCACTAACAATCTGTCCctcaatgtggagaagacaaTGAAGGTTGTAATGGACTTAAGGAGAAACTCCACTGACCATCGACCGCTCGACTGTGGAGAGTCAGCAGCACTAAATTCCTGtgggtgcacatcacagaggatctcACCTGGACCACCAACACAATGTCACTCTCCAAGAAGGCACAACAGCACCTACACTTTCTCCCTCCACCCATCCGCACCACTTTCTACAGATGAACCACTGAGAGCGTGCTGAacagctgcatcactgtctggtacAGGAACTGTAGTGCAGCAGACCACAAGACCCTCCAGAGGACAGTGATCACAGCTGCAAAGATCATCGGTGCCCCTCTCCCCTCCATCCTGGACATTTTCCTCACACGATGATTCATCAAAGCCAACAGTATCATGACCATCACCCATCcctcccacagtctcttccagctcCTACCATCAGGAAGACAGTACAGGAGCATCAGAGCCCGATCTGTCAGACTGCTCAACAGCTTTTCCCTCAGGCTGTGAGAGCCCTGAACTCAAATCACCCACCCTCCTCTGAAACCCCAcacaacgcacacacacactctactcTATGTGCACTAGATACTTTTCACACACACGTTTGTGTGTACACAATCCCAAAAAGACTCAGTAATATGTGAATGTTTCATGCTCATGCACTATAAATCATCTTgcactgttccccagccagctgcttgactttgtttctctttgcatgtgtacagtattatgtgaagcattcatatagtctatattttttagtctatgtataggtaaacatttgtatatagtatatacataGTCAAAATCAATCAGtgggttagttgtgtataggtacAGTATTTATGTGAAGCATTCGTACAGTTTGTattcttttagtttatttatagataaacatttatatatatatatatatatatatatatatatatatatatatatatatatatatatatatatagtatatttatagtccaaatctgtcagtaggttagttgtgtaaaggtttatactgttttatttaattgttgtatgtctgtatttatgtagcaccgtggTCCTGTGAGGTACGACATTTTGTTTCACtttatgtccacacatgtagctcaatgacaataaagctctGCTTGACTTGATATCCAGTCAACCTTGCGAAAGTGTTCAGGGTTGATCAGACCATTGCAAGAatcagtgggtatagaaaagaaccccccccccccacccctttaAGAAATAACACCAAtcctgtgagagaaaaaaaaatcagttggaGTTGGAAAAAGTATATCCtctttgtgtcagtattttgttgaacagcCTCTCTGTAGGGATATATCACTTTCACTAACTTTGCTTTTTTTGCCCATTCatcaagttcagttaaatttgatgcTGACCGTCTGTGGACAGATTTTTAGTGgagtttaagtctgggctctgaatAAGCCATGCAAGGATATTCACCCTTTTCTCCTTCAAGCACTGTGTGCTTTGAtttattgtcatgttggaaagttaaccttcttcccattgacatcTTTGACGAGTGAGCAACTACAATTTCCTGAACTCTGCACACGGCTTTTGAACTCTGCACCATTGCTTTGAGGCAAGGGGCTCCTGCTGTTGAGTAAATAAGTAAGTGATTGGGACTTCTGTGTTCTGTACATGCTTGGCAACTGCACAAAGGCAAGGGGCTTCTGATATCCTGCGAATTAGTGAGCGATTGGAACCCCCTCCATGCTCTGCACAAAGCTGGCGCTGCTTTGAGAAACCTGACCCGTACGGCTTGCTACCAAAGTCCTTAGTGCCTTGCATACTGGAGGGTAGATAAACTCAGGTAGCACTGCCTCTGTGGCAGAAAGAAAGCCAGTGAATATTCATTCTGAAGGAGACACCGGAGGTTTAGGTGAACAAGGGGGACGCAGGAATTGAGACGTTGCAAACCCATCACCTAAATTTCTGTCCCAAGCTGCCATGCCTTAGTGGCAAAGGTGAAGCAGTCAACGGACAGCTTATCAATACAATATGAAGATATTATACTCACTAGAACTCTTCAGGGGATGGGAATCTAGACACCTTCCACAGAAGAGCGTACCTTCGACAGTGAATGATAAGAGGCTTCTTGAAAACAGCATCTCTAAGTGAAGGAGAACGATTCTGAGGTAAACTGGCACCCAACATCACATATAGCGGCTGAGGCCAAAATCAGGCTAATGCTCAAACACTACTGTTGGCTATAGCAGAGCAACAGAGTGATTCAGTCAGGCTTCAGCATCTCGGAGAGAAAGGGTTTCCACCCATACATGATGTTGAGAGACCAACTCTATAAGGGAACCCCTGATACAGAGGCGCTTGATACTTTACTGATGATATGCATGCATTTGAAGTGAGAATTAAGCATCCAGACTACATTTAAGGTCAGATTCATCAGATCGGCAATTCAGTAATAAAATGAACACGTGGATGAAAAATGGAAGTGGAATGTTTACAAATTTCACGCCGCACGTGACAGGGGCGTAACCTTTGTGGAGCTCGACCCCACGTTCGCTCCTTCCCCATTCATTTCTCATTCAATACTTCCTGTGAAAAGTAAACAAATGGCGCTCCGCACTCTAAActgtaaaatgattaaaaatgtaagcCGAATACGCTTATATGAGAGTTCAAAATGCCCGGACAGAAGAGAAAATATAATGTTCGCTTTCCACCCGTGAGTATTTCTTCGTTTTCGTAGTTAAATGAACATTGTGTGAAGCTCCGACCCTGCTGCTCAAATGAGCGTCACTGACACCCTCCTTTTCGCCTTATGGCCAGGGACGCGTCAAGAAAATTATGCAGAAGGATACAGAGGTTGGACGAATCGCTACAGCTGTGCCAGTCATCATATGTATCCTTTCAAAACACTCAGTGGTAAAGGCTGGGGGAGAGTCATGTGTAGTCAAGAGTCATTTAGGAGTCGATTCTTATGAAGCGTGTCAACAAGTCCCTCGGGGCTTCATTATAAAATGTCTAGCCTGTTTTTGCACCACCAGGATCATCAACATATATAGATTTtagcattaaaacattatatttataatatttaaatagaagAGAGAAGTCGATTTCAAAAGAGTCGTTTCCTCGACTCTTCGATTCTTTTGTTCTAACGATTCCTTAGTTCATATCTACAGAGCGAGGTGATTGGTTGAAATCAGTGAAATAGCATCCCAAGGACCAATCACATTGCTTAGTTTAACCTTAATTCAAccttatctatctatccatccatcatattgaaaaaagtattaatttagtaCTTTACACTGCTGTTATCTTCCTGAACTGCAGTGTTAGCTAAAGCTTTAGAGATATTCCTCAGATCCCTCCTCACCATGACCTGTAAAATAACCCAATCCAGGAACAGCAGGGTGATGTCCATCAATCACATGTGAGCTTCCAAACACTATTCCTGTGCATTGTCCAGCGTGAGTTATGTGAGTTTGCGTCCTGTTCATCTATTTCTGTGGTCTTTGTAGGAAACAGTGCATTCATTCAGAGAAGCTGTTTGACTTCCTGAAGGATTTGGCAGATCAGGCCTCCACTGCGTCAACATCAGAGTGCAAAACTAAGGGGAAATGGCAGTCACACAGGTACAGTATAATTGATCAAAATGCACAGGTGCACTGCAAatagggttttattttttttccatacaagGAATGATTGTAATGAAATGACCTTCTTTTAGGAAACGGTGGCAAAGTGTGTCTATCAAAGCCAGGTCCCCGGAGAGAGAGGAGCCGCCTCAGAAAGCCACCAATGATGTGGTCATCAACAGCGATTCATCCAGTGTAAGTTACTGAAGATTTCACTGACACAGAGCTATTTGTATTTTCTAATCCTGACAATATTGTTGATGTTGTTTCTTTCTCAGGAGTCTGAGCTGTTCATCTGCTTGGAAACTCATTCACCTTGACCAGGCATTGGAAAAGGTGAGATCTCTGCGGATTTATTCCTGTGTAAAACTAACGTATTATCTACATCAATCGAGTATTCTTTGAATTtaattgttttccttttattCTTATTGAAGTTTGACAAGATCGAACAATCTCTCGCTGAAAACTGCAGTATTGTTTGTGAAGAcccaacattttttttgtgtgtgtgtgttgggtgttATTGTTATTCTTAGCATCTGATATATTTGACTTTTAATTTGGGAAATTGCTCTGTTGTGGTATTAAGATTGACCATGAAATTAATtatatcatttttgttttctagTTTTCCAGGGAGTTTTAAAATCCGATAAAGAAGAAtatcatttgtttattatattagaGATTTTGTGATTTTGAGCAGCTCCACTAATTTTCTTTCAGTTGGATTCATAATTAAAACTGTAGATTGAACTGTCTGTTTGTAATCTAACATGATTTTCTAAGATGTGATTATATATTAGTTATGGttaaatgtaaatagttttttttttgtgtgtgtcatctTTAAATGCAGGTCACaggttttgttattattatcattcacaGTAGATTACAGGGTTCTTTAAGCTGCATATTGTATGACAAGATCATTTGGTATATTTTAAGATGTCAGTATTAcataatattgtataaatatgcattttctaCTCCTAACCTTACTACCGTGATACAAGATgtagtaaaaatgtttaaaataaccaAGCATCTATTATAGGGTAATGCAAAATAATGGCTGAATAAAACAAACCGAGGATGATGTTTCAAAGGtacttttattttaagtaaatgatgCTCTTTGTCTGGTGACAAAGtgtgatgcaaaaaaatatacaacaaaataaataaaactcaaacCTTTTTTGGGATTGTATTTTGGGACAATACAAACAACGGTTTCCTCTGTTACTGAGTGACTTAAAATTGGTCTGTGCTTCCCTTTTCAGGcatttcaaacatttcagcaGCTAATACCAGGCAAACCCCATAACGGCTGAAGTACAGTAAAACAAAGCGAATAGAAAAGCAGTGATCTAAAAATGACCAGCTGTGCATTCcacatgattttctttttaatacagTCTGTCCGAGACAAAAGAAACAGGCTTCCTGCAGCTTGTATTCGCTTTGGTGAATGGCAATGAGTAAAAATCACATATGTTCAAAATACTATTAGATGTGGTGACAAAAATGTACATGAATGATTATTTCCAtcagaaacattaattaattGGTCCGAAATATATCTTTATTGTTCTTTCTCCAAACCATTTTCAAGAAGATCCGAAGTTTTGTCAACTCTGAGAAAAGGCTCTTAACTTATTAGAAACCACCTGAAGCATAAAAGGCACCGCTCAACCCTGTGACCCTTTCACAGAACAGGACAGGAGTGCCGTCAGATAGTTACCATGCTGAAATAAGTACACTATa
It includes:
- the LOC113060566 gene encoding dr1-associated corepressor; this encodes MPGQKRKYNVRFPPGRVKKIMQKDTEVGRIATAVPVIISKALEIFLRSLLTMTCKITQSRNSRVMSINHMKQCIHSEKLFDFLKDLADQASTASTSECKTKGKWQSHRKRWQSVSIKARSPEREEPPQKATNDVVINSDSSSESELFICLETHSP